TGCTGGGGACCCTGCTGCTGGCCCCACGAGGACCTTTCGCGTTCTATGACCTGGTGTGGCTCTTCGTGCCGTTGCCGGCCGCGGTACTCACCCTCGCGGCGATCGGCCCGGCCTGGCGCACCACGGTGTTCGCGGTGGCCGGCGCCCTGCTGCTCCTGCCGTTCCGCTCCGTCCTCGAACTGCTGCCGGTCATCGACCGGCTCGCTGCGCTCGCCCAGTGCGCGGTCGTGATCGCCGCGGCCGCGTGGGACGTCCGCCGGGCCCACCGGGCCGGCCTCCCGACGCCGCTGCGCCTCACCCGGATCCATGTCGTGCTGCTCCTCGTCGTCCTGCTGCTCGTGGCCGCGGCACATGCGGTGGTCATCGGGCACGTGGGGACCTCCCGAACGCTGCGCAACGGCGTGCTGGTCACGCTGGGCCTCGCGATGGTCACGATGGCGGCCTACCAGGCCCTGCTGGGTCTCGGCCTGATCGCGCTGGGCAGCCGGTGGTTCGCCGGGTCGCGCGCGGTCCAGCGCCGCCGGGACGTGCTCGAACACGCCTGGCGCACGGTGCTGCGCTGGGGCGGCTGGGCGATGATGCTCGCGGCCCCGGTCTTCGCGTTCGGGGTCGCGGCACGAGCCCCCATGGCCGTGCAGGAGGTGTTGAACTCCCGCCTGACGGTGGGCGAGGCCGGCATCGCCGTGGGATCGCTGGCCGCCGCGGCGGGCTGCCTGCTGGCGACGTGGCTCATCGTCAAGGTGATCCGCTTCCTGCTGGAGGACGAGTTCCTGCCCCGGCTGAACCTCGGCCAGGGCCTGCCGTTCGCGATCTCGGCGCTGACGCGCTACGTGGTGGCGCTCGTGGGCCTCTTCTTCGCGTTCGCGGCGGCGGGCCTCGACCTCTCCAAGATGGCCCTGCTCGTGGGTGCCATCGGCGTGGGCATCGGCTTCGGCATGCAGAACATCATCAACAACTTCGTCTCGGGCCTCGTGCTGCTGGTGGAGCGGCCCATGCACGTGGGCGACCTCGTCGAGACCCCCACCGCCACGGGCTTCGTGCAGCGCATCGGCTTCCGCGCCAGCACCATCCGCACCACCGACGGCGCGGACATCGTGGTGCCGAATGGCGACCTGCTGTCGAAGGAACTGCTCAACTGGACGCTCTCGAGCCGGGAGCGGCGCATCAGCATCGACGTGGGCGTGGCCTACGGCACGGACGCCGACAAGGTGATCGAGATGCTCACGGAGGTGGCCACCGTGCACCCGGCCGTGCTGGCGAACCCGCCGCCCTTCGCCCTGTTCATCGGCTTTGGCGAGCAGACGCTCAACTTCCGGCTGCGCGCCTGGGTGGGGGACGCCACCGAGGCCGGCGCCATCGAGAGCGACGTGCGCGGGCGGGTGCTCAAGCGGCTGATCGACGCCGGCGTCACCATCCCGCTGCCACAGCGGGAAGTGAGGCTGAAAGACCCGGCCGGGACGGGCAGGCCGTCACTGCCGGCGCCCTGACGGCGGTGCCGTCAGGTCAGACGAGGAACCAGGGCGCCACCGCGGCCACGGCCAGCACCACCCCGACCAGCACCGCGGCGACGCGGCGTTCGCTTCGCTCCGCGCAGGAGGACATGGGCTCCTGCAGGTGCTGCGCATCGCGCAGGGCATCGACCGGAAGGGTCAGGAGAGACATGGGATTCATGGGGCACCTCTGCTGGACGCCGAAGGACGCCACAACGATGCCAGTGTCTCGCTTCCGTGTTTCATGCGTGCGTCGAAAAGAACCGTTTCCGTGTTTCATTTGCTACACCGATCGCCCGGAACCCCGATGAACAGCCGCTTCCCGGCCATCGGGGTGTGCCATCGCCGACAGCCGGACGGCCCCGTCGCGAACCGGTGACACGAACTCCCGGTATCGTCGAGCCTCATGCGACCGCTTTCCTTCCCCGCCTCACCCGCCCGCCTCCTCGGCGCCGTCCTGCTGGCCGTGCTGGCCGGCTGCAGCACCCCCGCTCCGGTCAACCCCCCCATCACGCGGGTCTCGCCCGACAGCGGCTACCGGGCCGCGCGGCTGCTGCGCCCCGAAACCACCCGCGTCAACGACCCGCACACCCTCGTGATGCTGGCGTTCTCCGGCGGCGGCACACGCGCCGCGGCGCTGTCGTACGGCGTGCTGGAGGAACTCCGCCGCACGCGCATCACCCTCGGCGGCGTCGAACACGCGGCCCTCGACCAGGTCGACGTGATCACGGGCGTGTCGGGCGGCAGCTTCACCGCGCTGTCGTACGCCTTGCTGGGGGACCGGCTGTTCACCGAGTTCGAGCCCCGCTTCCTCAAGCGCGACGTGCAGGGCGAGCTGCTGTCCCGCACGTTGAGCCCGTCGTCGTGGGGGCGCCTGGCCAGTGCGTCCTATGGCCGCTCGGAGCTGGCGGCCGACTACTACGACGAGATCCTCTTCGGCGGCGCCACCTACGACGACCTGCTGAAGATCGACACACCGCTCGCCATCGTCACGGGCACCGACCTGTCGACCGGCGCCCGCTTCGAGTTCACGCAGGACCACTTCGACCTGATCTGCTCCGACCTCGGCAAGGTGCGCCTCGCCCGGGCCGCGGCCACGTCGTCGGCCGTGCCGGTGGTGCTGACCCCGGTCACCTACCGCAACTACGGCGGCCAGTGCCAGGCGCCCCACCCGGCCTGGGTCGCGGACGTGGCCCGGATGGACAAGCCCAACCGCCCGGCCGGCCGGGCGCTGCTGCGCTACCGCGACATCCAGTCCCTCGAGGACAGCGCCAACCGCCCGTACCTGCACATCGTCGACGGTGGCGTCTCCGACAACCTGGGCCTGCGCGGCATGCTGGAGGCATTCGAGGAAATCGAGGCCAGCCCGCGCTTCCAGGAGGCCATCGACTTCCAGTCGCTGCGGCACATCGTGGTCATCGCCGTGAACTCCCGCTCGGCGCCCAGCACCGACTGGGACCGCAGCCCCACCCCGCCCGGCCTCGTGGCCGAGCTGCTGCAGTCGTCGAGCGTGCCCATCGACCACTTCTCGTACGAGTCGGTCGAGCTGCTGAAGGACATCGCCTACCGCTGGGCGCAGGTGCGCAAGCTGAAGATCGCCGAGGCGCAGCTCGCCGGGATGTCGAAGCCCGCGGCCGAGGCGTCGGTGCCGCACCTCTCGTTCGACACCATCGACATCAGCTTCGATGCCCTCGCCGACGAGACCGAGCGCACGTACTTCATGAACCTGCCCACGTCCTTCAGCCTGCCCGAAGAGGCCGTCGACCGGCTGCGCGAGCTGGCCGGACGGCTGCTGCGCGAATCGCCGAAGGTACAGGCGCTGCTGCGCCAGATCGACCGCGCGAACGCCCCACGCTGATCAGATCACCCCGTGCGATCGGTGCGCACCGCCAGCACCACCGACGTGGTGGTCTTCGTGACCCCGTCGATCTCGCCGATCTCGTCGAGCAGCGCGTCCAGCCGCGACATCGAGTCGGCCCGCAGCTGCGCGATGTAGTCGAACTCGCCGCTCACCGAACTCAGCTGGCGCAGCTCGGGCAGCCGCGACAGGCGCCGCGTGACCTCGCGCGCCGACTTGGGGCTGATGGTGACCCCCACGTAGGCCGACACCCCGCGGTCGGCCACGTCCTGCCCCAGCCGCACCGTGTAGCCCACGATGACCCCGTCCCGCTCGAGCCGGGCCAGGCGCGCGAGCACCGTGGTACGAGCCACGCCGAGGCGGCGCGCGAGGTTGGCGGTGCTCTCGCGGGCGTTGGCCTGCAGCAGCGCGAGCAGGTCGCGGTCGAGCTGGTCCTTCACGAACGGCATTGCGGCGGGGTCGGCCATGGCGTTTCTCCGGCGTTTCGACGATTTGCATCGTAGAGCGCGACATTCCGTCCGGCAAGCTGTCGATCTCGACGAACTCACGCTACCAATCGTCGGAGGGCGTTCCTAGACTGGATCGCAGGTCCAACCCCTTCCGGAGAAAGAAAATGCGTGTCGTGCTGCTGGGTGCAGGTCACATCGGTCAGGTCATCACCCGCCTGCTCGCCGACAGCGGCGACTACACCGTGACGGTGGCGGACCGCAGCGCCGAGGCGCTGTCGCGGCTGCCCGAGGGGGTGGCCACGCGGGTGGTCGACACGTCGGACGCCCGCCAGCTGCTGGGCGTGCTGCGCGGCCACGACGCGGTGATCAACGCGCTGCCCTACCACCTGGCCACCCTCGCCGCCACGCAGGCCCGCGAGGCGGGCTGCCACTACTTCGACCTGACCGAGGACGTGGCCGCCACCCGGGCGATCAAGCAGCTCGCGGACGGCGCGCCCACCGCGTTCATGCCCCAGTGCGGCCTCGCGCCCGGATTCGTCGGCATCGTGGCGCACCACCTCGCGCGCCAGTTCGACACGCTGCACGACGTGAAGATGCGGGTGGGCGCCCTGCCCGCCTTCCCCACCAACGCGCTGAAGTACAACCTGACCTGGAGCGTCGACGGGCTGATCAACGAGTACTGCCACCCGTGCGAGGCCATCCGCGACGGCCGTTCGCTCGAGATGCTGCCGCTCGAAGGGCTGGAGCACTTCTCGCTCGACGGCGTCGAGTACGAGGCGTTCAATACGTCCGGCGGCCTCGGCACGCTGTGCGAGACGCTCGACGGCCGCGTGCGCACGCTCGACTACAAGTCGGTGCGCTACCCCGGCCACCGCGACCTGATGAAGCTGCTGTTCGAGGAGCTGCAATTGAAGGACGACCCGGACACGCTGAAGGCGATGCTGCGCAAGTCGGTGCCCAGCACGATGCAGGACGTGGTGCTGGTGTTCGTCACCGCCAGCGGCATGCGCCACGGCACGCTGGTGCAGGACGTGTTCGCCCGCAAGGTCTTCGCCGACCGCGACGAGGCCCGGCCGCTGTCGGCCATCCAGATCACCACCGCCGCCGGCATCTGCGCCGCGCTCGACCTCTTCCGCGAGGGGCGGCTGCCCCAGCGCGGGTTCATCCGCCAGGAACAGGTGGCGCTGCCCGAGTTCCTCGCGAACCGGTTCGGCCGCGCCTACCAGCAGTCGCGCCACATCGAATCGATCGGCTGACACCCCAGGGAGACCGCCATGACCCACCCCGCCCACGACCTGCTCACGGCCCTCGGCGTGTCCCTCCCCGACGGAGGCGACCTGCCCGTCCACTCGCCCATCGACGGCGCCCGCCTCGCCATGCTGCGGTCCGCCACCCCGGACGACGCGCGCGCCGCCATCACCACCGCACACCATGCCTTCCTCGTGTGGCGCGACGTTCCCGCCCCGCGGCGCGGTGAACTCGTGCGGCTGCTGGGCGACGAGCTGCGCCGCCACAAGGCCGAGCTGGGCCGGCTCGTGTCCCTCGAGACCGGCAAGATCCTGAGCGAGGGCGAAGGCGAAGTGCAGGAGATGATCGACATCTGCGACTTCGCCACGGGCCTGTCGCGGCAGCTGCATGGCCTCACCATCGCGTCCGAACGCCCGGGCCACCGGATGATGGAGCAGTGGCACCCGCTCGGCGTGGTCGGTGTGATCAGCGCGTTCAACTTCCCCGTGGCCGTCTGGGCGTGGAACGCCGCGCTCGCCCTGGTGTGCGGTGACCCGGTCGTCTGGAAGCCTTCGGAGAAGACCCCGCTCACGGCGCTGGCCACGCAGTCGCTGCTGGCGCGTGCCCTCGCCCGGTTCGGCAGCGACGCGCCCGAAGGCCTGTCGCAGGTGCTCGTCGGCGGCGCGGCGCTGGGCGAGGTGCTGGCGGACGATCCGCGCGTGGCGCTCGTCTCGGCGACGGGCAGCACCCGCATGGGCCGACTCGTGGCGCCCCGCGTCGCGGCACGGTTCGGGCGGGCCCTGCTGGAGCTGGGTGGCAACAACGCCGTCATCGTGGCGCCCACGGCCGACCTCGATCTCGCGGTGCGCGGCCTCGTGTTCGGTGCGTACGGCACGGCCGGCCAGCGCTGCACGACCACGCGGCGGCTCTTCGTGCACGAGTCGGTGGCCGACGCGCTGCTGACCCGCCTCGACCGCGCCCGTGCGAGCCTGTCCATCGGGGACCCGCTCGCCACCGGCACGCTCGTGGGTCCGCTGGTCGACGAAGCGGCGTTCGGACGCATGCAGGCCGCGCTGTCGCGGGCCCGCGGCGACGGTGGCGAGGTGAGCGGCGGCCGGCGCATGCTCGCCGACCGGCATCCCCACGCGTGGTACGCCGAACCGGCGCTCGTGCGCATGCCCGGGCAGACGGCGGTGGTGCGCGAGGAGACTTTCGCCCCGATCCTCTACGCCATGCGCTACCGGGACTTCGACGAGGCCCTCGCGCTGCAGAACGACGTGCCGCAGGGCCTGTCGTCCGCGGTCTTCACGAACGACCTGCGCGAGGCCGAGGCCTTCGTGGCCGCGAGCGGCTCCGATTGCGGCATCGCCAACGTCAACATCGGCACGTCGGGCGC
This genomic stretch from Piscinibacter gummiphilus harbors:
- a CDS encoding mechanosensitive ion channel domain-containing protein codes for the protein MNTAVADLSRAGLRLATSERLVDLDTQILGRQGQLDDQIERLKDDTRTLETLLNDLRRERALWIFRAEAARSRDAAPEFLARVDEAPETLDALAAQVRPLRDETVALLERAVRLRSHSHDLRDELRTRRSRIETRLREAEEEPLWTLIGGGRHDVFEFVNEVKTEWKSIFAYFASQAPRLALLLVVLFGGSFGALRVARRALAETTLTSSVDASRALRVLDRSGWAALLLGLLGTLLLAPRGPFAFYDLVWLFVPLPAAVLTLAAIGPAWRTTVFAVAGALLLLPFRSVLELLPVIDRLAALAQCAVVIAAAAWDVRRAHRAGLPTPLRLTRIHVVLLLVVLLLVAAAHAVVIGHVGTSRTLRNGVLVTLGLAMVTMAAYQALLGLGLIALGSRWFAGSRAVQRRRDVLEHAWRTVLRWGGWAMMLAAPVFAFGVAARAPMAVQEVLNSRLTVGEAGIAVGSLAAAAGCLLATWLIVKVIRFLLEDEFLPRLNLGQGLPFAISALTRYVVALVGLFFAFAAAGLDLSKMALLVGAIGVGIGFGMQNIINNFVSGLVLLVERPMHVGDLVETPTATGFVQRIGFRASTIRTTDGADIVVPNGDLLSKELLNWTLSSRERRISIDVGVAYGTDADKVIEMLTEVATVHPAVLANPPPFALFIGFGEQTLNFRLRAWVGDATEAGAIESDVRGRVLKRLIDAGVTIPLPQREVRLKDPAGTGRPSLPAP
- a CDS encoding patatin-like phospholipase family protein; translation: MRPLSFPASPARLLGAVLLAVLAGCSTPAPVNPPITRVSPDSGYRAARLLRPETTRVNDPHTLVMLAFSGGGTRAAALSYGVLEELRRTRITLGGVEHAALDQVDVITGVSGGSFTALSYALLGDRLFTEFEPRFLKRDVQGELLSRTLSPSSWGRLASASYGRSELAADYYDEILFGGATYDDLLKIDTPLAIVTGTDLSTGARFEFTQDHFDLICSDLGKVRLARAAATSSAVPVVLTPVTYRNYGGQCQAPHPAWVADVARMDKPNRPAGRALLRYRDIQSLEDSANRPYLHIVDGGVSDNLGLRGMLEAFEEIEASPRFQEAIDFQSLRHIVVIAVNSRSAPSTDWDRSPTPPGLVAELLQSSSVPIDHFSYESVELLKDIAYRWAQVRKLKIAEAQLAGMSKPAAEASVPHLSFDTIDISFDALADETERTYFMNLPTSFSLPEEAVDRLRELAGRLLRESPKVQALLRQIDRANAPR
- a CDS encoding Lrp/AsnC family transcriptional regulator, translating into MADPAAMPFVKDQLDRDLLALLQANARESTANLARRLGVARTTVLARLARLERDGVIVGYTVRLGQDVADRGVSAYVGVTISPKSAREVTRRLSRLPELRQLSSVSGEFDYIAQLRADSMSRLDALLDEIGEIDGVTKTTTSVVLAVRTDRTG
- a CDS encoding saccharopine dehydrogenase family protein is translated as MRVVLLGAGHIGQVITRLLADSGDYTVTVADRSAEALSRLPEGVATRVVDTSDARQLLGVLRGHDAVINALPYHLATLAATQAREAGCHYFDLTEDVAATRAIKQLADGAPTAFMPQCGLAPGFVGIVAHHLARQFDTLHDVKMRVGALPAFPTNALKYNLTWSVDGLINEYCHPCEAIRDGRSLEMLPLEGLEHFSLDGVEYEAFNTSGGLGTLCETLDGRVRTLDYKSVRYPGHRDLMKLLFEELQLKDDPDTLKAMLRKSVPSTMQDVVLVFVTASGMRHGTLVQDVFARKVFADRDEARPLSAIQITTAAGICAALDLFREGRLPQRGFIRQEQVALPEFLANRFGRAYQQSRHIESIG
- the amaB gene encoding L-piperidine-6-carboxylate dehydrogenase, with translation MTHPAHDLLTALGVSLPDGGDLPVHSPIDGARLAMLRSATPDDARAAITTAHHAFLVWRDVPAPRRGELVRLLGDELRRHKAELGRLVSLETGKILSEGEGEVQEMIDICDFATGLSRQLHGLTIASERPGHRMMEQWHPLGVVGVISAFNFPVAVWAWNAALALVCGDPVVWKPSEKTPLTALATQSLLARALARFGSDAPEGLSQVLVGGAALGEVLADDPRVALVSATGSTRMGRLVAPRVAARFGRALLELGGNNAVIVAPTADLDLAVRGLVFGAYGTAGQRCTTTRRLFVHESVADALLTRLDRARASLSIGDPLATGTLVGPLVDEAAFGRMQAALSRARGDGGEVSGGRRMLADRHPHAWYAEPALVRMPGQTAVVREETFAPILYAMRYRDFDEALALQNDVPQGLSSAVFTNDLREAEAFVAASGSDCGIANVNIGTSGAEIGGAFGGEKETGGGRESGSDAWRHYMRRATNTVNRSRALPLAQGVRFDV